The candidate division WOR-3 bacterium DNA segment CAATCAGCCGGTTTAAAGGTGCACAGTCGCTTTTCAGCCTTGCCCGTAGCCGGTAATCACCCCGCGCGAGCGCAATCGCCGCCTCATGCTCACCCAAACCGCCGTTGATAACTATTCTATCGCCTGCCCGGACAAACTCCACTCCCAACCTTACCTGCCTGCGAATGCCGATACCGCTCGTATTGATGTAAATCTCCTCCTCGCCCGCCTCAATCACCTTGGTATCACCGGTAACAATCTCAACCCCTGCCCTTTTTGCGGTCCGGGCAACTGAAGCGCAGATTTTCTCCAGCGTCGCCAACTTAACCCCCTCGCGCAAAACAAAGGCAAGGGAAATGTATTTCGGCTCTGCACCCAGAACCGCCAAATCATTCACCGTTCCACTTATCGCCAGTTTACCGATATCACCCCCGGAAAAGAAAAGCGGCTTCACCACATAGGAGTCGGTGGTAAAACAGAGATTTTTCCCATTCAGGCTTAAAACCGCGGCATCCTCAAGCCTCTCAAGCACCTTATTGCCAAAATACTTAAGAAAAATGTTCTTTATCAGCCGGTGCATCTTCATCCCACCTGCACCATGGGCAAGGACAATCTTTTCCTCCTTCAGCCCAGCAGGAAAACTGGGCGGATAAAATTTACCTTTCATATTTATAATATGCCGCGCAGGCACCTTCAGAAGAGACCATACACGGACCAAAAGGTCTTGCCGGTGTGCAGACACGGGCAAATAAGGGGCAATCGGTCGGAATTAATACCCCCAGCATCACCTCACCACACCTGCAATTTTTCCTCTGTTCATTTTTCCGATGCCGAGTTTTAAAACCATTAAATTTCTCATCAAACCGCTTGCGTGCATCAAACCGCTGAAACCCCTCCCTGAATTTTAGACCGGATTTTTTTATCAACCCGATCCCCCGCCAACCGGCATCCACTCTGCGAAAAACCCTTCTCATCAACCGCTGCGCGTGGAGATTGCCCTCTGGTCTTACACTCCGCTGATACTGAATCGCCACCTCAGGCTTATTCGCAATCTGATTCAAAAGGATGTAAATCCCGCCAAGAATATCGGTTGCCTCAAAACCGGTGATACAGCAGGGCAGATGATATCGCCTGACAAGAAATGAATAGGGCTTTGAACCGATAATGGTAGAGACATGCCCGGGCAGAATAAACCCGTCAATATTTATCTGTTTTGAAGAGGCGATATAATCAAGTGCCGGTGGAATCAACTTAAACATCGGCAAAACCGAAAAGTTCTTTATCCCCTGCCTCTTTGCCGCAA contains these protein-coding regions:
- the hypD gene encoding hydrogenase formation protein HypD: MKRSEQVLLKRVNEMVARLCANREKINLMEVCGTHTMAISSSGIRKAVDQRLRLVSGPGCPVCVTTDDEVDEATFLAGVDNITILTFGDMMRVTGSSGSLLEAKARGADVRVVYSPLDGLKMAAAEPEREFVFLGVGFETTAPTVAAAVIAAKRQGIKNFSVLPMFKLIPPALDYIASSKQINIDGFILPGHVSTIIGSKPYSFLVRRYHLPCCITGFEATDILGGIYILLNQIANKPEVAIQYQRSVRPEGNLHAQRLMRRVFRRVDAGWRGIGLIKKSGLKFREGFQRFDARKRFDEKFNGFKTRHRKNEQRKNCRCGEVMLGVLIPTDCPLFARVCTPARPFGPCMVSSEGACAAYYKYER
- the hypE gene encoding hydrogenase expression/formation protein HypE, which codes for MKGKFYPPSFPAGLKEEKIVLAHGAGGMKMHRLIKNIFLKYFGNKVLERLEDAAVLSLNGKNLCFTTDSYVVKPLFFSGGDIGKLAISGTVNDLAVLGAEPKYISLAFVLREGVKLATLEKICASVARTAKRAGVEIVTGDTKVIEAGEEEIYINTSGIGIRRQVRLGVEFVRAGDRIVINGGLGEHEAAIALARGDYRLRARLKSDCAPLNRLIAAVLDCGGIKLMRDPTRGGLATTLNEFADRSGLGFVIEEESLPVPEGVRGVADLLGLDPLYMANEGKVVVVCARETVEKILKAMRRYPEGRKARVIGEVVKEPAGVWLRTRLGSLRRLLMLEGEQLPRIC